A single genomic interval of Dysidea avara chromosome 8, odDysAvar1.4, whole genome shotgun sequence harbors:
- the LOC136263744 gene encoding E3 SUMO-protein ligase ZBED1-like, with the protein MITCSENKGNMADESSPLQSELESESSSTNPSTDPPGTIEGLVSKRNTKAFIWKYFGFLPDENGRPRGNPKCRLCGAEVLAKDSNTSNLYSHLRYKHPDEHSIVQAATGTKGKKTDDDSGRQPSLETTWDKTKMLSAKSQEYRRLTKSVTFCLARDMLPISTVDKVGFREMLRTFNPRYKLPCRNHFTNIAIPELVAETRSSIESQITDGNIYHFAATTDMWTSAAGDPYITLTCHAISQQWELKSYCLQTHYLPQDHTAVNIKDVLLETLHEWNLEPDKLVGITTDSGSNVKLACELLGWVRLSCFGHNLNLAVGKGLNDTRIQRALRVCRALVASFSRSWKKQRDLVEAQEQKNLPIHKLKVDVVTRWGSCYDMVERVLEQLEAIRMVLCDDRNSSHLIPSWQDSDMLESIAAALKPLKAMTDALSVQWNMK; encoded by the exons ATGATCACGTGTTCTGAAAACAAAGGAAACATGGCGGATGAATCTTCGCCCCTGCAGTCCGAGCTTGAGTCCGAGTCGTCTTCTACTAACCCTTCTACTGACCCACCCGGAACTATAGAAGGGTTAGTCAGTAAGCGAAATACAAAGGCGTTCATATGGAAATACTTTGGTTTCTTACCTGATGAAAACGGAAGACCTCGTGGCAATCCGAAGTGCCGCCTTTGTGGAGCAGAAGTATTAGCAAAGGATAGTAACACAAGTAATTTGTACAGCCACTTACGCTATAAGCATCCAGACGAGCACAGTATCGTGCAAGCTGCTACTGGCACTAAGGGGAAGAAGACAGACGACGACAGTGGTAGGCAGCCATCGCTTGAAACAACATGGGATAAGACGAAGATGTTATCAGCGAAGTCACAAGAATACAGAAGACTCACGAAGTCTGTGACATTTTGTTTGGCTCGAGATATGCTACCTATTTCTACTGTGGATAAGGTGGGATTTCGTGAAATGCTCCGTACTTTCAATCCCAGGTACAAACTTCCATGCCGAAACCATTTCACAAATATTGCCATTCCTGAATTAGTAGCAGAGACTCGAAGCAGTATTGAGAGCCAAATTACTGATGGTAACATTTATCATTTTGCTGCCACCACTGACATGTGGACATCAGCAGCTGGAGATCCTTACATCACCTTAACATGTCATGCCATCAGCCAACAATGGGAACTCAAGTCCTACTGCTTACAGACCCACTATCTACCCCAAGACCATACGGCAGTTAACATTAAGGATGTTCTGTTGGAAACTCTGCACGAATGGAATCTGGAGCCAGATAAATTAGTTGGGATTACCACTGACAGTGGATCTAATGTAAAACTAGCTTGTGAGCTTTTAGGATGGGTaaggcttagctgttttggacaTAATTTGAATTTAGCAGTGGGCAAGGGACTAAATGATACCAGGATACAGCGTGCTTTAAGGGTTTGTCGAGCATTAGTGGCCAGCTTCTCAAGGAGCTGGAAGAAACAAAGGGATTTGGTTGAAGCTCAAGAGCAGAAGAATTTGCCCATTCATAAGCTAAAAGTTGATGTTGTGACACGCTGGGGATCTTGTTATGACATGGTAGAGCGTGTGTTGGAGCAATTAGAAGCCATCAGGATGGTGCTGTGTGATGACCGCAACTCATCCCATCTAATACCATCATGGCAAGATAGTGACATGTTGGAATCAATTGCTGCTGCGTTAAAACCATTGAAAGCGATGACAGATGCTTTGTCTG TACAATGGAACATGAAGTAG